A region from the Triticum urartu cultivar G1812 chromosome 1, Tu2.1, whole genome shotgun sequence genome encodes:
- the LOC125536505 gene encoding putative F-box/FBD/LRR-repeat protein At5g44950, with the protein MASRLLLLRRRARRLLRLLRHRLQASKKRRIDDQDPPGSGSCDHVDVGSVDHITRVPDAVLGSIVSLLPTKEGARTQVLSRRWRPIWRSAPLNLALDCELKNQDSIPKILSEHTGPARRFSVRLFTDCSGDEIDGWLSSQSLDNLQELELTCMFWLGRRPLSLSAFRFSPTLRVAKFHGFHFPNSIAQLSLKFPCLEQLTLKKVIISEDVLQSLLSGCSALESLELKENRGIARLCISSQTLRSLGFFVDWWNGGTGIFLQELVIEDAPCLERLLPLNSTGSKVVIRIICAPKLEIFGMLLSEVIPEFQLGSSIIQEGVAVSLTTKMHTMRVLALSSTGPNLDAVVNFLKCFPCLEKLYVIFRLPSDDPGEYMNARKYDPLDPIECLELHLKKVVLKNYVGSKSSYVDFARFFVLNTKGLEEMKITLPYHRQHGWFAHQLSLLRVTSRASPDARIEMRCGTSDDFTHNRDTHDLSMDDPFDLPSSGCSTCEEKGLGDAIYQI; encoded by the exons ATGGCTTCGCGGCTGCTACTGCTGCGGCGGCGGGCAAGGAGGCTGCTGCGGCTGCTGCGGCATCGACTGCAAGCTTCCAAGAAGCGTAGGATCGACGACCAAGATCCACCGGGGAGTGGCAGCTGCGACCATGTCGATGTGGGGAGCGTCGATCACATCACCCGAGTCCCCGACGCCGTCCTCGGCAGCATCGTGTctcttctccccaccaaggaagGCGCCCGCACGCAGGTCCTCTCCCGCCGGTGGCGTCCGATCTGGCGCTCCGCTCCTCTGAACCTCGCGCTGGACTGTGAGCTCAAGAACCAGGACTCGATCCCAAAGATCCTCTCCGAGCACACCGGCCCCGCACGACGCTTCTCCGTCCGCCTCTTCACCGACTGCAGCGGCGACGAGATCGATGGCTGGCTTAGCTCCCAATCCCTGGACAATCTGCAGGAGCTCGAGCTCACCTGCATGTTCTGGCTCGGCCGGCGTCCATTGTCCTTGTCGGCGTTCCGATTCTCGCCCACTCTCCGCGTGGCCAAATTCCACGGATTCCATTTCCCCAACTCGATCGCGCAGCTGTCCCTCAAGTTCCCCTGCCTCGAGCAGCTGACCCTGAAAAAGGTCATCATCTCGGAGGACGTTCTCCAGAGCTTGCTCTCTGGCTGCTCTGCCTTGGAAAGCCTCGAGCTCAAGGAAAATCGGGGCATTGCTCGCCTCTGCATCAGCTCCCAAACTCTTAGGAGTTTGGGATTTTTCGTCGACTGGTGGAATGGAGGCACTGGTATCTTTTTGCAAGAGTTAGTCATCGAGGACGCCCCTTGCCTTGAGAGATTGCTGCCGCTTAATTCAACGGGCAGCAAAGTGGTCATCCGGATAATCTGCGCGCCTAAACTGGAGATATTCGGTATGCTCCTGTCTGAAGTCATACCCGAATTCCAACTTGGAAGTTCAATTATTCAG GAAGGGGTTGCTGTCAGTTTGACAACCAAAATGCACACCATGAGGGTTTTGGCTCTCAGCTCTACTGGCCCTAATCTGGATGCAGTGGTTAACTTCCTCAAGTGCTTCCCTTGCTTGGAGAAGTTGTATGTCATT TTCCGGTTACCTTCAGACGACCCAGGGGAGTATATGAATGCCCGGAAGTATGACCCGCTGGACCCGATTGAATGTCTTGAGCTTCATCTAAAAAAAGTGGTGTTGAAGAATTATGTCGGCAGCAAGAGTTCATATGTTGACTTTGCTAGGTTCTTTGTTCTGAATACAAAAGGGCTAGAGGAAATGAAAATCACATTGCCTTACCACCGCCAGCACGGATGGTTTGCTCATCAACTCAGCCTGCTACGAGTCACAAGTAGAGCTTCTCCAGATGCTCGAATTGAAATGAGATGTGGCACTAGCGATGATTTCACACACAACAGGGATACCCATGATTTGTCAATGGATGACCCCTTTGACTTGCCCTCCAGCGGATGCTCAACGTGTGAAGAGAAGGGTCTAGGAGATGCTATATACCAAATTTAA